In the genome of Ralstonia pickettii DTP0602, one region contains:
- a CDS encoding hypothetical protein (K15292: STXBP1, MUNC18-1; syntaxin-binding protein 1), with protein MWINQAAARAATLCIASGLFVISGYAHADYPEKPVTLVVPFVAGGPSDKIARDVAESLRKTLGTTVVVENTAGAGGTIGTARVARANPDGYTLLVHHIGLATAPALYKKLGYKTSDLEFLGLINEAPSTLIGKTDLPPNNLTDLRKFITANGGKLNLANAGVGSASHLCSLLLQSTLKSNMTFVPYKGTAPAMSDIMGGQVDLMCEQATNSTPQIEAKKVKAYGVTSAQRSMVPALAGIPTLDEVGLSGFNFTVWHGLYAPRGTPPAVLEKINKALRAALKDPALIKREEALGITVVADDRLSPAGHKKFFDEEVNRWTKVIKDAGIQPE; from the coding sequence ATGTGGATCAACCAAGCGGCAGCCCGCGCCGCAACCCTATGCATTGCTAGCGGTCTCTTCGTCATATCGGGCTACGCTCATGCCGATTATCCGGAGAAACCTGTCACCTTGGTTGTCCCGTTCGTGGCCGGAGGCCCGAGCGACAAGATCGCGCGAGACGTCGCCGAATCGCTGCGCAAAACGCTCGGCACGACGGTCGTAGTGGAGAATACTGCTGGTGCCGGCGGTACGATTGGCACGGCACGTGTCGCGCGTGCGAACCCTGATGGCTATACGCTGCTGGTACACCATATCGGCCTGGCGACGGCGCCCGCGCTGTACAAGAAGCTCGGCTACAAGACCTCGGACCTGGAGTTCCTGGGGCTGATTAACGAGGCGCCGTCGACACTGATCGGCAAGACCGACCTACCGCCGAACAATTTGACCGATCTTCGGAAGTTCATTACCGCGAATGGCGGAAAGCTGAACCTGGCAAATGCAGGCGTGGGCTCGGCGTCACACCTCTGCAGCCTGCTCCTGCAGAGCACGCTGAAAAGTAACATGACCTTCGTGCCGTACAAGGGAACGGCGCCCGCGATGTCCGACATCATGGGTGGGCAAGTCGATCTGATGTGCGAGCAGGCCACGAACAGTACGCCGCAGATCGAAGCCAAGAAGGTCAAGGCGTATGGGGTGACGAGCGCCCAACGCTCGATGGTGCCGGCTTTGGCGGGCATTCCGACGCTTGACGAAGTGGGCCTGTCGGGATTCAACTTCACCGTATGGCATGGATTGTATGCGCCACGGGGCACGCCGCCAGCCGTACTCGAGAAAATCAACAAGGCCCTCCGCGCAGCGTTGAAGGATCCGGCGCTAATCAAACGTGAAGAGGCATTGGGCATCACGGTTGTCGCCGACGACCGGCTCTCACCGGCAGGGCATAAGAAGTTCTTCGACGAAGAAGTTAACAGGTGGACGAAGGTCATCAAGGACGCTGGCATTCAGCCGGAGTGA
- a CDS encoding fatty acid hydroxylase: protein MHNLHKITLFATVFVVAVSMVEAFCLARKARQQGKAYPWHEMGLSLIDMVGRKLMALLPLSLAAPIFAFAWQHRIFTVEINSVLAVLLLFIGQEFCYYWYHRASHRIRFFWATHAVHHSPNELTLGTAYRLGWTGKITGTAIFFAPLVWLGVRPEVVLATLSLNLLYQFWLHTTWIPKLGWLEYVFNTPSAHRVHHASNIDYLDANFGGVLILFDRLFGTYVEEREDEPCRFGLVHPTTTHNPFVNQFEHWVSLGKDMIKSGSLLNAVGYLVMPPGWAPDGKGQTTEALRQQQAAEHAVAVSTR, encoded by the coding sequence ATGCACAACCTCCACAAGATCACACTCTTCGCCACGGTCTTCGTCGTGGCGGTTTCAATGGTCGAGGCCTTCTGCCTGGCACGCAAGGCACGCCAGCAAGGCAAAGCCTACCCCTGGCACGAAATGGGACTGTCGCTGATCGACATGGTCGGGCGCAAGCTGATGGCGCTGCTGCCGCTGTCGCTGGCCGCGCCGATCTTCGCGTTCGCCTGGCAACACCGCATCTTCACGGTCGAGATCAACAGCGTGCTGGCCGTGCTGCTGCTCTTCATCGGGCAAGAGTTCTGCTACTACTGGTACCACCGCGCCTCGCACCGCATCCGCTTTTTCTGGGCCACGCACGCGGTGCACCACTCGCCTAATGAACTGACGCTGGGCACCGCCTACCGCCTGGGCTGGACCGGCAAGATCACCGGCACCGCCATCTTCTTCGCGCCGCTAGTCTGGCTGGGTGTTCGTCCCGAGGTCGTGCTGGCCACGCTGAGCCTGAACCTGCTGTACCAGTTCTGGCTGCACACCACCTGGATCCCCAAGCTGGGCTGGCTGGAATACGTGTTCAACACCCCGTCGGCGCACCGCGTGCACCATGCCTCGAACATCGACTACCTGGACGCCAACTTCGGCGGCGTGCTGATCCTCTTCGACCGCCTGTTCGGCACCTATGTGGAAGAGCGTGAAGACGAACCGTGCCGATTCGGCCTGGTCCACCCGACCACCACACACAACCCGTTCGTCAACCAGTTCGAACACTGGGTCAGCCTGGGCAAGGACATGATCAAGTCAGGCAGCCTGCTGAACGCGGTCGGCTACCTGGTGATGCCCCCGGGCTGGGCACCGGACGGCAAGGGCCAAACGACGGAAGCCCTGCGCCAGCAGCAGGCAGCGGAGCATGCGGTAGCGGTGAGCACGAGATAA